One Cricetulus griseus strain 17A/GY chromosome 5, alternate assembly CriGri-PICRH-1.0, whole genome shotgun sequence genomic window carries:
- the Fem1a gene encoding protein fem-1 homolog A isoform X2: MDLHTAVYNAAHDGKLQLLQKLLAGRGREELDELLGEVAGGGTPLLIAARRGHLDVVEFLVDHCGADVEAGGSVHFDGETIEGAPPLWAASAAGHLSVVRSLLRRGASVNRTTRTNSTPLRAACFDGHLDVVRYLVGEHKADLEVANRHGHTCLMISCYKGHREIARYLLERGAQVNRRSAKGNTALHDCAESGSLEILQLLLGCHARMERDGYGMTPLLAASVTGHTNIVEYLIQEQPGHGQLPGAELSGEGSPQGSGGVCSTPEEAEPYESCCPTSREAAVEALELLGATYVDKKRDLLGALKHWRRAMELRHQGGDYLPKPQPQQLVLAYDYSREVTTPQELEALITDPDEMRMQALLIRERILGPSHPDTSYYIRYRGAVYADSGNFERCIRLWKYALDMQQSNLEPLSPMTASSFLSFAELFSYVLQDCSAKGNLGMQLGFPDLMGVLSKGVREVERALQLPKEPGDSAQFTKAIAIILHLLYLLEKVECTPSQEHLKHQTVYRLLKCAPRGKNGFTPLHMAVDKETTNVGRYRVGVFPSLHVVKVLLDCGADPDSRDFDNNTPLHIAAQNNCPAIMDALIEAGAHMDATNAFKKTAYELLDTKLLAKSTVQPFNYVTLQCLAARALDRNKVPYKGFIPEELEAFIQLH, encoded by the coding sequence ATGGATCTGCACACGGCCGTGTATAATGCGGCGCACGACGGcaagctgcagctgctgcagaAGCTGCTGGCCGGCCGCGGGCGCGAGGAGCTGGACGAGCTGCTGGGCGAGGTGGCGGGCGGCGGCACGCCGCTGCTGATAGCGGCGCGCCGCGGCCACCTGGACGTGGTGGAGTTCCTGGTGGACCACTGCGGCGCCGACGTGGAGGCGGGCGGCTCGGTGCACTTCGATGGGGAGACCATCGAGGGCGCGCCGCCGCTCTGGGCCGCGTCGGCCGCGGGCCACCTGTCGGTGGTGCGGAGCCTCCTGCGCCGAGGCGCCTCGGTCAACCGCACCACGCGCACCAACTCGACGCCGCTGCGCGCCGCCTGCTTCGACGGCCACCTGGATGTGGTGCGCTACCTGGTGGGCGAGCACAAGGCCGACCTGGAGGTAGCCAATCGCCACGGCCACACGTGCCTCATGATCTCGTGCTACAAGGGCCACCGTGAGATCGCGCGCTACCTGCTGGAGCGCGGGGCGCAGGTGAACCGGCGCAGCGCCAAGGGCAACACGGCGCTGCACGACTGCGCCGAGTCCGGCAGCCTGGAGAtcctgcagctgctgctgggCTGTCACGCGCGCATGGAGCGCGACGGCTACGGCATGACCCCGCTGCTGGCCGCCAGTGTCACCGGGCACACCAACATTGTGGAGTACCTCATCCAGGAGCAGCCCGGCCACGGGCAGCTCCCAGGGGCAGAGCTGTCCGGGGAAGGCTCCCCTCAGGGGTCAGGCGGTGTCTGTTCCACCCCGGAGGAAGCAGAACCTTATGAGAGTTGCTGCCCCACCAGCAGGGAGGCGGCCGTGGAGGCTTTGGAGCTGCTGGGAGCCACCTACGTGGATAAGAAAAGGGATCTGCTTGGCGCCCTGAAGCACTGGAGAAGGGCAATGGAACTCCGACACCAGGGTGGGGACTACCTCCCCAAGCCCCAGCCCCAACAGCTGGTTCTGGCCTACGACTATTCCAGGGAGGTGACCACGCCCCAAGAGCTGGAGGCCCTCATCACAGATCCCGATGAGATGCGGATGCAGGCCCTACTGATACGGGAGAGGATCCTGGGTCCCTCGCACCCTGACACATCCTACTACATAAGGTACCGGGGTGCTGTCTATGCGGACTCTGGAAATTTCGAGCGCTGTATCCGTCTGTGGAAGTATGCCTTGGACATGCAACAGAGCAACCTGGAGCCCCTGAGCCCCATGACTGCCAGCAGCTTCCTGTCATTTGCAGAGCTCTTCTCCTACGTGCTGCAGGACTGCTCAGCTAAGGGCAACCTGGGCATGCAGCTCGGTTTCCCTGACCTCATGGGTGTGCTCAGCAAAGGGGTACGGGAAGTGGAGCGGGCTCTGCAGCTGCCCAAGGAGCCAGGCGACTCTGCGCAGTTCACCAAAGCCATTGCCATCATCCTCCACCTGCTGTACCTGCTGGAGAAGGTGGAGTGCACCCCTAGCCAGGAACATCTCAAACACCAGACAGTCTACCGCCTGCTCAAGTGTGCCCCACGCGGCAAGAACGGCTTCACCCCATTGCACATGGCGGTGGACAAGGAGACCACCAATGTGGGCCGCTACCGAGTGGGCGTCTTCCCCTCGCTGCACGTGGTCAAGGTGCTGCTGGACTGCGGGGCCGACCCCGACAGCCGGGACTTCGACAACAACACTCCGCTGCACATCGCTGCCCAAAACAACTGCCCGGCCATCATGGATGCGCTAATCGAAGCAGGGGCCCACATGGATGCCACCAATGCCTTCAAGAAGACAGCCTATGAGCTGCTGGACACAAAGCTACTGGCCAAGAGCACCGTGCAGCCCTTCAACTATGTGACGCTGCAGTGCCTGGCCGCCCGCGCCCTGGACAGGAACAAGGTCCCTTATAAGGGATTCATCCCAGAGGAGCTGGAGGCCTTCATCCAGCTGCACTGA